TCACGAACCCCGAACCGCCCGCGGCCGGACTGCCCGAGCTCAAGAGCGTCGCCACCGTCGGACGTACCGATCTGTCCGGCACGGGAGGGCACGTCAGCGAGATCATGGAGCTGGTGCCGCACGCCGATCGGGACCTGGTGATGGCACGCCTCGCCGAACCCGTGACCGATGTCCCCACGGTCGCCTTCGCGGACACGCCCGCCGCCGCGGGTGACAGCCTGACGGCCGCGGGATTCGGCCGGACCAAGACGGAGTGGGTACAGGACTCGCTCCACACCGCCTCGTTCACCGTGGATTCGGTCGACGGCTCCGCGGTCGGCATCACCGGCAGCACGGCGGACGACTCCCTCTGCAAGGGTGACGCGGGCGGGCCGCTCGTCCGCGAGGTGGACGGGGTCCCCGAACTCGTGGGCATCGGCTCGCGCTCCTGGCAGGGAGGCTGCCTGGGCGTGACCGAGACCCGTAACGGCGCCGTCGCCGTGCGCACGGACGACATCGCCGACTGGGTCGCCACGACCCTGGCCCGGCCGTGGGCGCTGCTGATGGCGGCCGCCGACTTCAACTCCGACGGCAAGGCGGACCTGCTGACGGTCGACGCGGCCGACAACTACCTCTACGTGCAGCCCGGCGACGGCACCGGTGCGTTCGGCCGACGCGTCAAGGTCTCCCCCGGCAAGTGGTCGGGCATGCGCATGCTGGCCGTCGCGGACTACACCGGCGACGGCAAGGCCGACATCCTCGCGGCCAACGTCAACGGCAACCTCTACCTCTACCCCGGCAACGGCGCCAACGGTGTCACCGGCTCCTCCGTCCCGCGAGGCGGCTGGAACACCATCGGCCTGATGGCCGCCGCGGACTTCAACGGCGACAAGAAGGGGGACGTGGTCGGGGTGAGCGGCAACGGCAACCTCTACTTCTACGCCGGCCAGGGCACCACCTTCGCCGCGGCGACGGAGGCCAGCACCGGCTGGGCCAACATGCGCGCCGTCGTCGCGGGCGACTTCACCGGCGACGGCAAGGCCGACGCGTACGCGATCCACGACAGCGGCGCCCTGTACCTGTACACGGGTAAGGGAGACGGCACTTTCAACGGCGCCACCCAGACCGGCCAGGGCTGGCAGGGCATGCGCCTGGTCTCCGGCGCTGACTTCAACGGCGACGGCAGGACCGACATCATCGCGATCAACAACAACCGGGGCGTCTACGTCTACCCCGGCAAGGCGGCCGGCGCCCTGGGCACCCCCATCGTCACCCCGGCCCCGGCCAACTGACCCGACCGTTCCGTGGCAGCCGCCCGCCCCACGCCCCACCGGGGCGGGCGACCCCGGGGCGTTCCCCCGGGGCCGGGGGAACGCCCCCACCCGCGTCCCCCGCACACCCCCTGCGGTACCCGCTACACTGGCCGCGGCGAGCAGACCCTGCCGGGTCGGTCGCCGATCCGTCCCGCCTTCGTAGCTCAGGGGATAGAGCACCACTCTCCTAAAGTGGGTGTCGCAGGTTCGAATCCTGCCGGGGGCACAGTTTCGAGAACACGGATTCCGGCTGAGGGCCGGTCCGGGGCACGAGCCCCGGACCGGCCCTTCGTCGTCGTTCCGGACGCGAGTGGTCGCGCGTTCTCTCGGCGTTCGCCCGACCGGTCATCGCCCTGCGGTGAGCGGTGAACGCGGGTCCGTACGATCAGAGGTGGGGCACACGCCGACCTGGGTGTTCCTGGTGGGGACGCGCGCCCGCGCCGTCCTCGCCCAGGCCCGCGAGGAGGCGCAGCGCGTCCTGGGCGGCGCTGCCGGCGGCGGCGGACAGCACCAGCAGTTCCATTCCCGAGTCGCCCGGCAGTGCGAAGTTCTCCTGGTGGAGTTCCAGCAGTCCGACCAGCGGGTGCCGGTACGCCTTGCGCCCGTGGGTGCGGGCGGACACTTCCGCGCGGGCCCAGAGGCGGCGGAAGCGTTCGCTGCCCATCGACAACTCGCCGATGAGGGAAGCCAGTCGGGGATCGTCGGGGTATTCTCCGGCGGCCAGGCGCAGGTGCCCGACCACGTCGACGGTGCAGCCGTCCCAGTCCGCGTACAGGCCGCGCTCCGCCTCCTCCAGGAAGATGTGCCGGGCGGTGTTGAGCCCAGGAATCTCCCGGCCGAAGAGGAGGCCGGCGAGGCGGTTGCCGGCGAGCACGTCCAGGCGGTGGTTCATGATCAGCGCGGGTGCGTCGGTGACCAGGTCGAGGACGCGCAGCAGCTCCGGCCGGACCCGCCCGCCCGGCGCCTTCGCGCGGGGGCGGCGCTGCTGGGCGAGCCGGCAGAGATGGTCGCGTTCGGTCTCGTCGAGGCCGAGGACACGGGCGAGCGCGTCGAGAACCTGCCCGGATGGCCGGGTGGCGCGGCCCTGCTCCAGGCGTACGTAGTAGTCGACGCTGACGCCGGACAGGTGCGCGACCTCTTCGCGGCGCAGCCCCTCGACCCGGCGGCGGCTGTCGTTGGGGATACCGGAGGCGACCGGATCGACCCGGGAACGCCGGGTCCTCAGAAAACCCGCGAGATCGTCCATGCGCCCCAGTATGGCTTCGACGGCGTGCGCGAGGGTGGCCCTGCCGATACCAGGAAGTCCGGTCCGACGGAGCGGGCGCCCCTGAACACCGGGCGCCGCGGCGTCCAGGATCGGAGGCAGCCGGTCGGAAGCATCCGATCGAAGGCGTCCGACCCCAAGGAGTTCCCATGAAGACGCTGATCGTCCACGCCCACCCGGAGCCGAACTCGCTCAACGGCTCGCTGAAGGACCTCGCGGTGTCGACCCTGGAGGGTGCCGGGCACGAGGTGCGGGTGAGCGATCTGTACGCGATGAACTGGAAGGCGGTCGTGGACGCCGCGGACTACGGCCCCCAAGCCTCCAGTCCGCTGAAGGTCGCTTCGGACTCGGGCCGGGCTTTCGAGGCGGGGACGCTCACCCCGGACGTCCTCGCCGAGCAGGAGAAGCTGTTGTGGGCCGACACGATCATCTTCCAGTTCCCGCTGTGGTGGTACACGATGCCCGCGATCCTCAAGGGCTGGGTGGACCGGGTGTTCACGTACCGCTTCGCGTACGGCGTCGGCGTGCACGACGAGACGAAGTACGGTGAGCGCTTCGGTGAGGGCACCCTGGCGGGCAAGCGGGCGCTGCTGTCGGTGACCGCGGGCGGCCCGGAATCGCACTACTCCGCGCGGGGGATCAACGGCCCCGTCGACGATCTGCTGTTCCCGATCCAGCACGGCATCCTCTACTACCCGGGCATCGACGTGCTGCCGCCGTTCGTGCTGTACGGCACCGACCGGATGACCGCCGAGGAGTACCGGGACGTGGCCAAGGCCTGGGAACAGCGCCTGCTCGCCCTGGAGTCGACCGAACCGGTCGCGTTCCGGCGGCAGAACTTCGGTGACTACGAGATCCCCTCGCTGCAGTTGAAGGAGGGCCTGGAGTCGCCGGGCCGCACGGGTTTCGGGCTGCACGTGCGGGGATGACCGCCGCGGTGGCGCCCCTCACCCCGCCGTCCCCGTCGATCGGTTGCGCCACGCCCGGGCGGCGGTCTCCACGCGGTCGCGGGCCCCTCCTTGCGGCGCAGGGCCTCTCGCCCGGATCGCGCCGGGCCCGCTACACCGCCCGCTCCGCCAGCAACTCACCCATCACGCGGCGGGCGTTGGCCGCCATCCCCGGGTTCGACACCCGGTGGTGGGCGAGTTCGGGGAGCGCGACGGAGAGCGTCCAGCCGCGTGCCCGCCGCCAGGTCGCCATCGGGTCGAGCGCCGGATCGGCGAGACCCGTGCCAGCCGAAGTCGATGACGGCGGCCAACCGGCCTTCCTCGATGAGGAAGTTGCCGGGCTGGAGGTCTCCGTGGGAGCAGACCCCCGGCCCGTCCGGAGCGGGGGCCGACCGCGCCTCGCCGGGCGGTGCCGCCGCAGCCGTATCTCCCCGGCCCTGTTGCGCATGCGGTGGTCCCGGCCGAAAGTCCGCCATTCCGCCCCTGGATGTCAAACGAATTGCGCGCGACCGCCCGCAGGCACGGCAAGCACTGACGGGGCATCAGGTGCGCTGTGGGTCCCACCCGTCACGCCGGGGCTCCCCGCCGGACGGCAACGGGGGACCCGACGGGGTCCGCGCGGCCGACGGGGAGGCCGGACCCGGACAGCCCTCAGGCCGAAGCGTGCGACGCGACGACGGCCGGGCGCGACCTCGACGAGGCGTTCCGCGGGTCAGCGCAGTTCTTCCGGGCAAGGGGTGCCGGGGCTGAAGCGGTACGGCGCGGCCAGCTTGTAGACGCCCGCCTTCGGCGCGACCAGTTCGGTCCACTGGTCCCCGTGCGTCTCCTCGTCGACCTGGAGGAGGCACCCGTTGACGTTGTCGAAGGTCTTCGGAGCATCGCCGTCCTCCTTGGTGCGTTCCTTGGACTCCGCCGTCTCCTGGGGACGGTCCAGGCCGTCGCCGTCCTCGTCCACGAGGGAGAGCCAGCGGGTGTAGGGCACCCGGATGAGGACACGGCCCGCCTCCGGGACCCGGATCGTGATCTCGTCGGCCTCGAAGTTCAGGACGGTGGCGGGCGGGTCGGCGAGCGGCGTCGGGTCCTCGACCCGGTACAGCTTCCAGTTGGCGTCGGCCCAGATCGGTTTCAGGTACGGCAGGCCCGCGCCGACCAGAGCGGCTTCCTGGGCCGCCCCGCTGTCCGGGTCGCCCTTGGGCAGCACGACGTAGTGGACGGCCCAGCGGTCGAGCCACTCGCGGTAGTTGGTCGCGTCGAGGGTGTCGTCGTAGAAGAGCGGGTTGCGCTTCATGTCGGCCTGGCGGTTCCAGCCCCGGGCGAGGTTGACGTACGGCGCCAGCGCCGAGGCCTCACGGTGGCTGCTCGCGGGGACGACCTCGATCCGGCCCCTGGTCGCGTCGACGACCTGGAGCTCGTTGACCAGCGGCGCCAGCTCACGCGCCCACGAAGCGGTGGGCGCGGTACGGACGATGTCGGCGACGCTCTTGAAGCCGATCCAGAAGTTGAGGCCGGCGACGGCGATCACCAGGGCGTACCAGCGACGGGTGCGCGGCGCGGTGAACGGCAGCGCGGCCAGCAGCACGACACCGGCGAAGAGCATCGCCATGCGCGTGATGTTGGAGCCGATCTGGGAGTCCACGAAGTACGTGGCGAGTGTGCCCAGGCCGTAGACGGCGGACGCCGTGCGGACCGTCTTCCAGTCGCGGGGGACGAGCACGAACACGAACACCGCGAAGACGAACGGCAGCGACAGCGTCCCCACCGACATCGGCTGGGTGCCGGAGAACGGGAACAGCCACGAGGACAGCCCGACCACCGCCACCGGCGGCAGCCCGATGGCGTACGCGCCGGGGCGTCGCTTGTGCAGGAAGAGCGCGGCGGCCACCACGCCCAGGAAGAGCCCGGCGACCGGGCTGGAGGCGGTGGCGAGCCCGGCGAGCGGGGCGGCGACGGCCGCCTTCGCCCAGCGCCGGTACCGCCAGCGGTACGGCCAGCAGAAGACGGCGGCGACGGCCCCGACCGCGAACATCATGCCGAGCCCGAACGTCACCCGCCCCGACAGCGCGTTGCACAGGTACGCGAAGACTCCGGCGAGCGAGCAGACGAGCGGGTTCCGCACGGCCTTGACCCGCACCAGGATCATCGCGGTCAGCCCGGCGGAGACGGTGCCCGCGAGCATCATCGTCGAGCGGACGCCGATGAGGGACATCAGGTAGGGCGAAACCACGCTGTACGAGACGGGGTGCATGCCCCCGTACCAGGCGAGGTTGTACGCGGTACCGGGGTGCTGGCCGACGAACTCGGCCCAGGCGTCCTGCGCCGCGATGTCTCCGCCGCTGTTGGCGAAGAAGAAGAACCAGAGGACGTGGGTGACGGCCGCGGCGGCCGTCGCGATCGTGACGGGGTGACGCGTCAGCCGGCCCAGCAGCGTGCCCGGGGCGGCCTCCGGGTGCTCCCGGTCGGTGTGGTGACCACGGCCCGCGTGGTCCGCGCCGTCCCTTCGGCCGGCGGCGTCCGAGGCGTCCGCGCGCGACCCGGGTTCCGGGTCCGTCGCGTCCGGGGCGCGCTGGGCCGGCAGGAGGTCCGCCGGTCCTACGGGACCAGCCCGTCCTGCGGGATCGGCCGGCACGACGAGGTCCCGCGCCACGACGAGGTCCGCCGGCGCCACGGGTTGCGCCGACGTGACGAGCTCCGCGGGACCCGTCGGGCCACCGGTCCCGGGGCTGTCGGTCTCCCCCGGCTTCCGGTCTCTCTCGCTGTCCGCCTCGCGGCCGGGTCTCGGCTCCGCGGTGGTCACTACGGCTCTCCCCGTCATCCGCCGGCCAGGTGCGTCCCCGGCGACCGCGCGTCCTGCGGGACGCGCCCCGCGCCCGCCCGCCGCCCCGCCCGGCTCGCCCGGCCCTTCGGGCTGTCCGCCTGTCCGGCTGCTCGGCCTGTCCGGCCTTCCGGCTGCTCGGTCTGTTCGTCTGTTCGTCTGTTCGGTCTGATCCGGGACGCTAACACGTACCAAGCGGACAGAAGAGGGACGGGGGGTACCGGATCGGTACCCCCCGCCCCTCTTCCCGCAGGCCGGACCGGCCGTCAGCCGATCCGGGAAAGCTTGGCCCCGATACCGGGCTCGCTCAGGTCCTGGGCCAGGGCGACCGGCACCTTCACCTGGCTGCTGCCCTCGCCGACCGTCAGCGTGCCGACCCGGGTTCCGGCCGCCGCCTCGTGCGGGACGGCCTTGCCGTCGTCGGTGAGTGCCAGCTTCACCGTGAGCCCGCCCCAGCCGACCGCCTTGACGTCCTTGGTGGCGACGACCTGCGTGGTGGTGCCGAGCCCGTCGTCGACGACCCCGACGACCTGGCCCTTCTTCACGATCGTGGCGCCCTTGAGGGCGTCCTCGGTGGCCAGCATGACCGTCTTGCTGACCCGGTTGACCTCGTCGATGATCGACTGGCTGTCGTACTGGCCGAGGATCGCGCCGACGATCAGCTGATCGGTCCCGTCGACCATCTTGTGGGCCGCGAAGAGCAGGTTGCCGCCCGCCTTCGTGGTCGAGCCGGTCTTGATGCCGAGCGCCCCGTCGAAGGGGACCAGGCGGTTGTAGTTGGGCCAGAGCTTGCCGGTGGGGTCGGTCCAGCTCGGCAGCACGGTGATCTCCATCAGCGCCGGGATCTCGACGAGCTTCTCGCCGAGTTTCACCAGGTCCTCGGCGGTGCTCACGGTGGTGGCGTTGAGGCCGGAGGGGTCGGTGTACGTGGTGTTCGTCATCCCGAGCTCCTTCGCGGTGGCGTTCATCTTCTCGACGAACGCCGCCTCCGAGCCCGCGTCCCACCGGGCCAGCAGCCGCGCGATGTTGTTGGCCGACGGGATCATGATCGCGGAGAGGGCGTCGCGCTGGGTCAGCACGTTCCCCTCCTTGACGGTGTCCAGCGTGGACTCGCCCTCGGAGGAGAGCTTGCCGTCCGACTCGCCCTTGGCGTCGACCTTGATCGACGCCCCGTTCTCACCCTTCTTCATCGGGTGGTCCCGGAGCACGATGTACGCGGTCATGGCCTTCGCCACACTCGCGATCGGCACCGGCTTCTGCTTCCCGAACGAACCGACCTTGCCCAGGCCGGTCGCCGCCATGTACCCCTGGCCCTGGTCCGGCCACGAGAGGTCGGGGGTGGCCCCGTCGAACGTGAACGTCGGCGTCGTCGTGACCGCGAGCGTGGGATCAGGCAGCGGCCGGAAAACCTGTACGACTGCAAACACGATCAGCAGCAGGGCGACGAGCGGCGTCCAGATCTTGACCCGCCGGACCGCCGTACGCACCGGCGTCTCCCGCGGCGGCGGGGTGTTCGTCAGCTCGGCGAGCAGGTCCAGCGGCGGCTTCGGAGGCAGCGGCAGCGACCGGGTCCGGTCGGGCTCGCCCTCGGTGGGCGTATCGAGGGCCGGTGTGACCGTGGGACCGACGACCGGGCCCCGTGGATCGGGCCGGCGCGGCGCGGGCGCGGACCGTACGTCGTCCGAGCGCAGCGGCACGAAGGTGCTGGTGCGCTCCGAGGCGCTCTCGGACTTCGGCTCGGACTTCGACCCGGAGTCCGAGCCGGTCTCCCGCTCGGGGTCCCGCTTCGGGTCCTGCTTCGCCAGGGCCTCGCGCTTGGGGATCTTCAGCGCGGTGGTCGGCTGGTCGATCCGGGGGCGGACCGACGTGAACACGGCGGTGGGCTGGTCGACACCGGTGCTGTCCGCGCCGTCCGCGTCGGCCTCTGCCTCGGCGTCGCCGTCGGCCTCTGCGTCGCCGTCGCTGTCGGTCGCCGCGCCGGCGGGCTCGCCGACCGTGCCGGAAGCGCCGGAGCCCGTGGCCGCCGACGCCGGTTCGGTGGGCGTGGCCTCCTCGCGGGTACGGGGCACCCGGGCACCGGCGGTCGCCGCCTCGGGCTTCGCCGCCGCCTCAGGCTCCTCCTCGGGCTCCTCGGGCGCTGCGGTCTCCACGTCGTCGGCGGACTCCCCGGCCTCGGGAGACTTCCCGGCCTCGGGGGACTTCCCGGCCTCGGCGGAACTGTCGTCCTTGCCGACCCAGGCGGCGACCGCACGGCGAAGCCGCGTGTCGCCCGCGCCCTCGGTGGAGTCGTTCCCGCCCTCGGTGGAGTCGTTCCCGGCCTCGGTGGAGTCGTTCCCGGCCGCCTCGACCGAGGAGGCCCCGGTGTCCTGCGGAGCCTCGTCGTCGGCCGCGTCCGTACCGGCGGCCGGGGCGCTCACGGAGCGCTCCCGCGCGCCGGAGGCTCCCGAGGGCGCGGAATCGGCCCCGGAGGGCCCTGTGGGGCCTTCAGGGGCCTCTGTCGCCCCGTCCTCGGCCTCGGTGGTGGCGTCCGCCGTCGCGTCTGCTTCCGGAGCCGCCACGGCGTCCGCGTCCTCGTCGTGGTTCTCCGGCTCGGCCTCGGACTTGGCCTCGTCCGCCGAAGGAACCGGAACGCGGAAGCGGAACACCGCGGTGGCGGAGTCCTGCCGCGCCTCGGCCTCCGGCTCCCCGTCGGCCTCCGGCTCCGCGTCGACGGCCTCCGGCTCCGCGGCCGTGTCCGGCTCCGCGTCGGTGGGGGTGCCGGAAGCGCCGTCCGCGGGGGAGGCGCCGTCCGTCCCGGAACCGGGATCGCCGTCCGCCGCGTCACCGACGGTGTCGTCGCTCGGTCCGGCGGGTTCACGGAACACGGAGAGCCTGGGGTCGCGTTCCTCCGGAGCCGCCCCCGAGGACTTCGACTGCTCCGACTTGCCGGGGGACTCGCCCGCCACCAATGCCTCCTCTTAAAGCCGCGGGGACTGCCCCCGCTGTCCGAACCGTGTACCAGTGTCCTGTGTGAACCCTGGCTTCAGCTGCTAGACGAGAACGACATACCTACTGGTTCCCGTACAAAGCTGGCAGGCGCTCTCGACAGACAGTTGTGAGAGGGGTCACCCTGTCACTCATCCACGCGGGGAGGCATGGATGGGCAGGAGCCGCAGAACAATTCCGGAAGAGCTTTTGCTGCTCGCTCTGGACCCGACCACGGGTACCACGGCGCAGCCGCAGTCGCTCGACCTCGGCCTCGCCGGAGCACAGCTAGTGGAGCTGGCTCTGGCAGGTCGGATAGCCCCTGACGGGGATCGTATCGCCGTGGTGATGCCACGGCCGACTGGAGAT
The DNA window shown above is from Streptomyces sp. NBC_00247 and carries:
- a CDS encoding FG-GAP-like repeat-containing protein, yielding MPQKRSRTAWTGALLTAALSVGALSGPSAGAVSGAPAAEGAYGYTVKIAIGEGETARACSGALVAAQWVLTAASCFADDLTNPEPPAAGLPELKSVATVGRTDLSGTGGHVSEIMELVPHADRDLVMARLAEPVTDVPTVAFADTPAAAGDSLTAAGFGRTKTEWVQDSLHTASFTVDSVDGSAVGITGSTADDSLCKGDAGGPLVREVDGVPELVGIGSRSWQGGCLGVTETRNGAVAVRTDDIADWVATTLARPWALLMAAADFNSDGKADLLTVDAADNYLYVQPGDGTGAFGRRVKVSPGKWSGMRMLAVADYTGDGKADILAANVNGNLYLYPGNGANGVTGSSVPRGGWNTIGLMAAADFNGDKKGDVVGVSGNGNLYFYAGQGTTFAAATEASTGWANMRAVVAGDFTGDGKADAYAIHDSGALYLYTGKGDGTFNGATQTGQGWQGMRLVSGADFNGDGRTDIIAINNNRGVYVYPGKAAGALGTPIVTPAPAN
- a CDS encoding helix-turn-helix transcriptional regulator — translated: MDDLAGFLRTRRSRVDPVASGIPNDSRRRVEGLRREEVAHLSGVSVDYYVRLEQGRATRPSGQVLDALARVLGLDETERDHLCRLAQQRRPRAKAPGGRVRPELLRVLDLVTDAPALIMNHRLDVLAGNRLAGLLFGREIPGLNTARHIFLEEAERGLYADWDGCTVDVVGHLRLAAGEYPDDPRLASLIGELSMGSERFRRLWARAEVSARTHGRKAYRHPLVGLLELHQENFALPGDSGMELLVLSAAAGSAAQDALRLLAGLGEDGAGARPHQEHPGRRVPHL
- a CDS encoding NAD(P)H-dependent oxidoreductase: MKTLIVHAHPEPNSLNGSLKDLAVSTLEGAGHEVRVSDLYAMNWKAVVDAADYGPQASSPLKVASDSGRAFEAGTLTPDVLAEQEKLLWADTIIFQFPLWWYTMPAILKGWVDRVFTYRFAYGVGVHDETKYGERFGEGTLAGKRALLSVTAGGPESHYSARGINGPVDDLLFPIQHGILYYPGIDVLPPFVLYGTDRMTAEEYRDVAKAWEQRLLALESTEPVAFRRQNFGDYEIPSLQLKEGLESPGRTGFGLHVRG
- a CDS encoding MFS transporter; the encoded protein is MTTAEPRPGREADSERDRKPGETDSPGTGGPTGPAELVTSAQPVAPADLVVARDLVVPADPAGRAGPVGPADLLPAQRAPDATDPEPGSRADASDAAGRRDGADHAGRGHHTDREHPEAAPGTLLGRLTRHPVTIATAAAAVTHVLWFFFFANSGGDIAAQDAWAEFVGQHPGTAYNLAWYGGMHPVSYSVVSPYLMSLIGVRSTMMLAGTVSAGLTAMILVRVKAVRNPLVCSLAGVFAYLCNALSGRVTFGLGMMFAVGAVAAVFCWPYRWRYRRWAKAAVAAPLAGLATASSPVAGLFLGVVAAALFLHKRRPGAYAIGLPPVAVVGLSSWLFPFSGTQPMSVGTLSLPFVFAVFVFVLVPRDWKTVRTASAVYGLGTLATYFVDSQIGSNITRMAMLFAGVVLLAALPFTAPRTRRWYALVIAVAGLNFWIGFKSVADIVRTAPTASWARELAPLVNELQVVDATRGRIEVVPASSHREASALAPYVNLARGWNRQADMKRNPLFYDDTLDATNYREWLDRWAVHYVVLPKGDPDSGAAQEAALVGAGLPYLKPIWADANWKLYRVEDPTPLADPPATVLNFEADEITIRVPEAGRVLIRVPYTRWLSLVDEDGDGLDRPQETAESKERTKEDGDAPKTFDNVNGCLLQVDEETHGDQWTELVAPKAGVYKLAAPYRFSPGTPCPEELR
- a CDS encoding D-alanyl-D-alanine carboxypeptidase family protein, encoding MAGESPGKSEQSKSSGAAPEERDPRLSVFREPAGPSDDTVGDAADGDPGSGTDGASPADGASGTPTDAEPDTAAEPEAVDAEPEADGEPEAEARQDSATAVFRFRVPVPSADEAKSEAEPENHDEDADAVAAPEADATADATTEAEDGATEAPEGPTGPSGADSAPSGASGARERSVSAPAAGTDAADDEAPQDTGASSVEAAGNDSTEAGNDSTEGGNDSTEGAGDTRLRRAVAAWVGKDDSSAEAGKSPEAGKSPEAGESADDVETAAPEEPEEEPEAAAKPEAATAGARVPRTREEATPTEPASAATGSGASGTVGEPAGAATDSDGDAEADGDAEAEADADGADSTGVDQPTAVFTSVRPRIDQPTTALKIPKREALAKQDPKRDPERETGSDSGSKSEPKSESASERTSTFVPLRSDDVRSAPAPRRPDPRGPVVGPTVTPALDTPTEGEPDRTRSLPLPPKPPLDLLAELTNTPPPRETPVRTAVRRVKIWTPLVALLLIVFAVVQVFRPLPDPTLAVTTTPTFTFDGATPDLSWPDQGQGYMAATGLGKVGSFGKQKPVPIASVAKAMTAYIVLRDHPMKKGENGASIKVDAKGESDGKLSSEGESTLDTVKEGNVLTQRDALSAIMIPSANNIARLLARWDAGSEAAFVEKMNATAKELGMTNTTYTDPSGLNATTVSTAEDLVKLGEKLVEIPALMEITVLPSWTDPTGKLWPNYNRLVPFDGALGIKTGSTTKAGGNLLFAAHKMVDGTDQLIVGAILGQYDSQSIIDEVNRVSKTVMLATEDALKGATIVKKGQVVGVVDDGLGTTTQVVATKDVKAVGWGGLTVKLALTDDGKAVPHEAAAGTRVGTLTVGEGSSQVKVPVALAQDLSEPGIGAKLSRIG